One segment of Streptomyces sp. XD-27 DNA contains the following:
- a CDS encoding GNAT family N-acetyltransferase, whose translation MTEPIEKIDATDLVIRALTEHEAHLFHTLPDPGLVGRAYLGHTYATREAGGEYRPEWTWVALRGDRVVARAAWWGGPDDTEPKALDWFDFADGEADAAVRLLRTAPLRAEYSLLLPPGWRDEPAVRAAARSRIDAATAAGLTPLVERFRYEWTTGDGLPERPGRLEFRPEPDDAAIADVLRRVHQGTLDAHDRRTIAESGVEAAVRENLEFFHWFPSPRAWWRLAYTPQGDLVGIHVPAHNPAGPCVGFIGVVPEQRGHGYAYDLLVECTHDLVSHGATRIAAATDQGNTPMAAHFAKAGYPVAQEKIDLV comes from the coding sequence ATGACCGAACCGATCGAAAAGATCGACGCGACCGACCTGGTCATCCGCGCGCTCACCGAACACGAGGCGCACCTCTTCCACACCCTCCCCGACCCCGGTCTGGTCGGCCGTGCGTACCTCGGCCACACCTACGCCACGCGCGAGGCGGGCGGCGAGTACCGCCCGGAGTGGACCTGGGTCGCCCTGCGCGGTGACCGGGTCGTCGCCCGGGCCGCCTGGTGGGGCGGCCCCGACGACACCGAACCGAAGGCCCTGGACTGGTTCGACTTCGCCGACGGCGAGGCCGACGCGGCCGTGCGGCTGCTGCGTACGGCACCGCTGCGCGCCGAGTACAGCCTGCTGCTGCCGCCCGGCTGGCGCGACGAGCCCGCGGTGCGGGCCGCCGCCCGGTCCCGCATCGACGCCGCGACCGCCGCCGGTCTGACGCCGCTGGTGGAGCGCTTCCGGTACGAGTGGACGACGGGCGACGGGCTGCCGGAGCGGCCGGGCCGCCTGGAGTTCCGCCCGGAGCCGGACGACGCGGCGATCGCGGATGTGCTGCGCCGCGTCCACCAGGGCACCCTCGACGCGCACGACCGCCGGACCATCGCCGAGTCGGGCGTGGAGGCGGCCGTGCGGGAGAACCTGGAGTTCTTCCACTGGTTCCCCTCACCCCGCGCGTGGTGGCGGCTCGCCTACACCCCGCAGGGCGACCTCGTCGGCATCCACGTGCCCGCGCACAACCCGGCGGGGCCCTGCGTCGGCTTCATCGGCGTCGTACCGGAGCAGCGCGGTCACGGCTACGCCTACGACCTGCTCGTGGAGTGCACCCATGATCTGGTCTCCCACGGGGCGACGCGGATCGCCGCCGCCACCGACCAGGGCAACACGCCGATGGCGGCCCATTTCGCGAAGGCCGGCTATCCCGTCGCCCAGGAGAAGATCGACCTGGTCTGA
- the lpdA gene encoding dihydrolipoyl dehydrogenase — MHETDVIVIGGGTGGYSTALRAAALGLEVVLAERDLVGGTCLHRGCIPSKAMLHAAELVDGIAEARGRWGVKASVDAIDWSALTATRDDIVARNHRGVEGHLSHAGVRVVRGSATLTGPRTVRITTGAAGTNGVRNATGPAAPDDVWTARRGIVLATGSRPRTLPGLEPDGRRVVTSDDALFAPGLPASVLVLGGGAIGVEYASLHRSMGAHVTLVEAADRLLPLEDTDVSRHLTRGLKKRGIDVLTGARLEGAETYENGVRATVRTARGEVRTVDAERLLVAVGRAPVTEGLGLAAAGLGPDARGFVAPADWSRLETAVPGIHVVGDLLPPPSLGLAHASFAEGLLVAETLAGRSPRAVEYAAVPRVTYSSPQTASVGLSEAEARTAGRDVVVNTMPLTAVAKGMVHGQGGMVKVVAERDGAVLGVHLVGPHVSEMIAESQLVVGWDAEPADIAQHVHPHPTLSEAVGEAFLTLAGRGLHQI; from the coding sequence ATGCATGAGACAGACGTCATCGTCATCGGCGGTGGAACCGGCGGCTACAGCACCGCCCTGCGCGCAGCCGCCCTGGGGCTCGAAGTCGTCCTCGCGGAGCGGGACCTGGTCGGCGGCACCTGCCTGCACCGGGGCTGCATCCCGAGCAAGGCGATGCTGCACGCCGCGGAACTCGTGGACGGAATCGCCGAGGCACGGGGCCGCTGGGGCGTGAAGGCGTCCGTGGACGCGATCGACTGGTCGGCGCTCACCGCGACGCGGGACGACATCGTGGCCCGCAACCACCGCGGCGTGGAGGGCCATCTGTCCCACGCCGGGGTGCGGGTCGTACGCGGCTCGGCCACCCTGACCGGGCCGCGCACGGTGCGGATCACCACGGGCGCCGCGGGGACGAACGGGGTGCGCAATGCCACGGGCCCGGCGGCGCCGGACGACGTGTGGACGGCCCGTCGCGGCATCGTGCTGGCCACGGGGTCCCGGCCGCGGACACTGCCGGGGCTGGAGCCGGACGGCCGCCGGGTGGTCACCAGCGACGACGCGCTGTTCGCACCGGGGCTCCCGGCCTCCGTCCTGGTGCTGGGCGGCGGCGCGATCGGCGTGGAGTACGCCTCGCTGCACCGCTCGATGGGCGCCCACGTCACGCTCGTCGAGGCGGCCGACCGGCTGCTGCCGCTGGAGGACACCGACGTCAGCCGCCATCTGACGCGCGGCCTGAAGAAGCGCGGCATCGACGTGCTGACCGGCGCCCGGCTGGAGGGCGCCGAGACGTACGAGAACGGGGTCCGGGCCACGGTCCGCACCGCGCGCGGCGAGGTCCGCACCGTGGACGCCGAGCGGCTGCTGGTCGCGGTGGGCCGGGCCCCCGTCACCGAGGGCCTGGGGCTCGCGGCGGCCGGACTCGGCCCCGACGCACGGGGGTTCGTCGCCCCGGCCGACTGGTCGCGGCTGGAGACCGCGGTGCCGGGCATCCATGTGGTGGGTGATCTGCTGCCGCCGCCCTCGTTGGGCCTGGCCCACGCCTCGTTCGCGGAGGGGCTGCTGGTGGCCGAGACCCTCGCCGGGCGATCGCCCCGGGCGGTGGAGTACGCCGCCGTGCCCCGCGTCACGTACTCCAGCCCGCAGACCGCCTCCGTCGGGCTGTCGGAGGCCGAGGCGCGGACGGCCGGACGGGACGTCGTGGTCAACACCATGCCGCTGACGGCGGTGGCCAAGGGCATGGTGCACGGCCAGGGCGGCATGGTGAAGGTCGTCGCCGAGCGCGACGGGGCGGTGCTCGGGGTGCATCTGGTCGGACCGCATGTCTCGGAGATGATCGCCGAGAGCCAGCTCGTGGTGGGCTGGGACGCCGAGCCGGCCGACATCGCCCAGCACGTCCACCCGCACCCGACCCTGTCGGAGGCGGTCGGCGAGGCGTTCCTCACCCTCGCCGGGCGGGGTCTGCACCAGATATAG
- a CDS encoding LysR family transcriptional regulator: MSLRQMEYLLTVVEEASFTRAADVLNVTQSALSHQIKALEREVGGELLERLPRGVSLTPMGRAFLPHAALAVRSAGQARRAARAAAVAAGGELHIATVHSVAIGVLPPVVARWRREHPGVRLVLHEYATPEELRERMERGVADVALGPRPRTWSGPVVSLGEEEIVFVLPPDDPLAGRAAVRLEDLADREWVRCEMEPVIEGRLFLDWVCEQAGFAPRTAVRTQHTSTAVRIAAAGGGIVAAPAHIAAGVECATVRVDPPWCRELTAFSRVELSGAAAAFVDGLPRLAEQPRAVGTNPSARPAPSDVCNAHQLQPG, translated from the coding sequence ATGAGCCTGCGGCAGATGGAATACCTGCTGACCGTGGTCGAGGAGGCGTCCTTCACGCGGGCGGCCGACGTGCTCAACGTCACCCAGTCCGCGCTCTCGCACCAGATCAAGGCGCTGGAGCGGGAGGTCGGTGGTGAGCTGCTGGAGCGGCTGCCGCGGGGCGTGAGTCTGACGCCCATGGGCCGCGCCTTCCTGCCGCACGCCGCCCTGGCCGTCCGCAGCGCGGGGCAGGCCCGGCGCGCGGCGCGTGCTGCGGCCGTCGCGGCGGGCGGTGAGCTGCACATCGCGACGGTGCACTCGGTCGCGATCGGCGTGCTGCCACCCGTGGTCGCGCGCTGGCGGCGCGAGCACCCGGGCGTGCGTCTGGTGCTGCACGAGTACGCCACTCCCGAGGAGTTGCGCGAGCGCATGGAGCGCGGTGTGGCGGATGTGGCCCTCGGCCCCCGCCCGAGGACCTGGAGCGGACCGGTCGTCTCCCTGGGAGAGGAGGAGATCGTGTTCGTCCTGCCCCCGGACGACCCGTTGGCGGGGCGCGCTGCCGTGCGGCTGGAGGACCTGGCGGACCGGGAGTGGGTGCGCTGCGAGATGGAGCCGGTCATCGAGGGGCGGCTGTTCCTGGACTGGGTGTGCGAGCAGGCCGGTTTCGCGCCCCGTACGGCCGTGCGCACCCAGCACACGTCGACCGCCGTGCGGATCGCGGCCGCAGGAGGAGGCATCGTCGCCGCGCCCGCGCACATCGCGGCCGGGGTGGAGTGCGCGACGGTGCGCGTCGACCCGCCGTGGTGCCGGGAGCTGACCGCGTTCTCCCGGGTCGAACTCTCGGGTGCGGCGGCCGCCTTCGTCGACGGGCTGCCGCGCCTGGCGGAGCAACCGCGTGCCGTCGGGACGAACCCATCGGCGCGGCCCGCCCCGTCCGACGTGTGCAACGCGCACCAGTTGCAGCCGGGTTGA
- a CDS encoding malto-oligosyltrehalose synthase has protein sequence MEDPEVFAATHAKLLQLLRDGVIDGLRIDHPDGLADPEGYLRRLDEAIRGEAQAPGDRTPTPGGGTVREGGDVRESAGIRQGAADGRWTVVEKILGRDERLPRGWRVAGTTGYDALHHVDGLFLDPAGWDRLTAIYRDIVAPAADAGGDWPATVRRAAHEVLAHDLAAEVGRLVRCATRLCDTAPRARDHAPWALRTAITELLVRLPVYRPYVSPGAPVPAADAAMLSEAAHGARTAFTVAQEARAVDTVRDAALGRLGDGPHHREFCARFAQTAAALRAKSVEDSAFYRYTPLLSAAEVGGDPGRPAVTADEFHAFCARVQRDWPLTGTVLSTHDTKRSADVRARLAVLTEWPRRWGRLVRALLADAADVADGGVPAPDPHVAWTAWQTALGLGLPEHSAGSAPRPAAADADRLVPAVLKAVREAGLRTSWTEQDTAYEEAVAAFAEAGPCAARAAASGVPAASSTSAPTNTSTVSATSAPAATSAASAPADMSAASATSAPAATSAAPAASAASAPVPVAPVPAAFEGFAAFDHELAAPARANTLGAALLHLTMPGVPDLYMGTELPYLALVDPDNRRPPRFRPELLAELDAGHTGYAEPDGLPAEKLLVTAAALRLRRRHPAWFGASGSYAPIAAEGRAAAHCVAFARSEEAVTAVTRLSVRLAETGGWRGTVLPLPPGRWRDLLTGRTAEGRCPLDTLFSRLPVALLVRG, from the coding sequence GTGGAGGACCCAGAGGTGTTCGCCGCCACCCACGCGAAGCTGCTCCAGCTGCTGCGCGACGGGGTGATCGACGGACTGCGGATAGACCACCCGGACGGGCTGGCCGACCCGGAGGGGTACCTGCGACGGCTGGACGAGGCGATACGGGGAGAGGCTCAGGCGCCGGGAGACAGGACTCCGACGCCAGGAGGCGGGACCGTACGGGAAGGCGGGGACGTACGGGAAAGCGCCGGCATACGGCAGGGCGCGGCGGACGGGCGGTGGACCGTCGTGGAAAAGATCCTCGGCCGGGACGAGCGGCTGCCGCGCGGCTGGCGGGTCGCCGGGACGACCGGGTACGACGCCCTGCACCACGTCGACGGCCTGTTCCTCGACCCGGCGGGGTGGGACCGGCTCACCGCGATCTACCGCGACATCGTCGCGCCCGCCGCCGACGCGGGCGGCGACTGGCCCGCGACCGTGCGCCGCGCCGCGCACGAGGTGCTCGCCCACGACCTGGCCGCCGAGGTCGGTCGGCTGGTGCGCTGTGCCACCCGGCTCTGCGACACGGCCCCCCGCGCGCGCGACCACGCGCCCTGGGCGCTGCGCACCGCGATCACCGAGCTGCTGGTACGGCTGCCGGTCTACCGGCCGTACGTGTCGCCGGGCGCCCCGGTACCGGCCGCCGACGCGGCGATGCTCAGCGAGGCGGCACACGGCGCCCGTACGGCGTTCACGGTGGCGCAGGAGGCGCGGGCGGTGGACACCGTGCGGGACGCGGCGCTCGGGCGGCTCGGTGACGGGCCGCACCACCGGGAGTTCTGCGCCCGGTTCGCGCAGACGGCCGCCGCGCTGCGCGCCAAGTCCGTGGAGGACAGCGCCTTCTACCGCTACACGCCGCTGCTGTCGGCGGCGGAGGTGGGCGGCGATCCGGGGCGGCCCGCCGTCACGGCGGACGAGTTCCACGCGTTCTGCGCCCGAGTGCAGCGCGACTGGCCGCTGACGGGCACCGTGCTGTCCACGCACGACACCAAACGCAGCGCGGACGTACGGGCCCGGCTGGCGGTGCTGACCGAGTGGCCGCGGCGGTGGGGGCGGCTGGTACGCGCGCTGCTGGCGGACGCGGCGGACGTGGCGGACGGCGGGGTGCCGGCGCCGGACCCGCACGTGGCGTGGACGGCGTGGCAGACGGCGCTCGGCCTGGGGCTTCCGGAGCACTCGGCGGGATCGGCGCCGCGGCCCGCCGCCGCGGATGCCGACCGGCTGGTCCCGGCGGTGCTCAAGGCGGTGCGGGAGGCGGGGCTGCGCACGAGTTGGACGGAGCAGGACACGGCGTACGAGGAGGCGGTGGCGGCGTTCGCGGAGGCGGGCCCATGCGCCGCGCGCGCGGCCGCGTCCGGGGTGCCGGCAGCATCGTCCACGTCGGCACCGACGAACACGTCGACCGTATCGGCCACGTCCGCACCGGCGGCCACGTCAGCCGCGTCGGCACCGGCGGACATGTCGGCCGCATCGGCCACATCCGCACCCGCGGCCACGTCAGCCGCACCGGCCGCGTCGGCCGCGTCCGCACCGGTGCCGGTGGCTCCGGTGCCGGCGGCCTTCGAGGGCTTCGCCGCCTTCGACCACGAGCTCGCGGCCCCGGCGCGGGCGAACACGCTCGGCGCCGCGCTGCTGCACCTGACCATGCCGGGCGTCCCGGATCTGTACATGGGCACCGAGCTGCCGTATCTCGCCCTGGTCGACCCCGACAACCGCCGCCCGCCGAGGTTCCGCCCGGAGTTGCTGGCCGAGCTGGACGCGGGGCACACGGGGTACGCGGAACCGGACGGCCTGCCGGCCGAGAAGCTGCTGGTGACCGCGGCCGCCCTGCGACTGCGGCGGCGGCACCCGGCGTGGTTCGGCGCCTCCGGCTCGTACGCCCCGATCGCGGCCGAGGGCCGGGCCGCCGCGCACTGCGTGGCCTTCGCCCGCTCGGAGGAGGCGGTCACCGCCGTCACCCGGCTGTCGGTGCGGCTGGCGGAGACCGGCGGCTGGCGTGGCACCGTCCTACCGCTGCCGCCGGGGCGCTGGCGGGATCTGCTCACCGGGCGCACGGCAGAAGGGCGCTGTCCGCTCGACACCCTCTTCTCCCGGCTTCCCGTGGCCTTGCTGGTACGGGGGTGA
- a CDS encoding alpha-amylase family glycosyl hydrolase: MTPDSATSPPTAPTDIPRAPTATYRLQLQPAFPFAAAREAVPHLAALGVSHLHLSPVLEAVPGSAHGYDVVDHAAVRGELGGEEGLRELAEAAHAHGLGLIADIVPNHMAVPAPELLNGPLWDVLRDGPASRHARWFDIDWGEHHGKVLLPVLAGPLGDELKHLRVERGVLHYHDHAFPCGRAPSGCRCRSCCERSGTGWRGGGWPAPS; encoded by the coding sequence ATGACCCCCGACAGCGCCACATCGCCGCCGACCGCGCCGACCGACATACCGCGCGCGCCGACCGCCACGTACCGCTTACAGCTCCAGCCCGCGTTCCCGTTCGCGGCGGCGCGCGAGGCGGTGCCGCATCTCGCCGCGCTCGGCGTCTCCCATCTGCATCTGTCGCCGGTGCTGGAGGCGGTCCCCGGCTCCGCCCACGGGTACGACGTCGTCGACCATGCGGCCGTACGGGGCGAGCTGGGCGGCGAGGAGGGCCTGCGGGAGCTGGCGGAGGCCGCGCACGCGCACGGACTGGGGCTGATCGCCGACATCGTGCCGAACCATATGGCGGTGCCCGCGCCCGAGCTGCTCAACGGGCCCCTGTGGGACGTGCTGCGGGACGGCCCGGCGTCGCGGCACGCGCGCTGGTTCGACATCGACTGGGGCGAGCACCACGGAAAGGTGCTGCTGCCGGTGCTCGCCGGGCCGCTCGGCGACGAGTTGAAGCACCTGCGGGTGGAGCGCGGCGTCCTGCATTACCACGACCACGCCTTCCCCTGCGGCCGGGCACCGAGCGGCTGCCGCTGCCGGAGCTGCTGCGAACGCAGTGGTACCGGCTGGCGTGGTGGCGGCTGGCCCGCACCGAGCTGA
- a CDS encoding Tat pathway signal sequence domain protein has product MNRRHLGKVVAGAAVAVTAAAALVAVSLPGEASGDAQSPGVEADNSDQARQRPGVVAAAPPERAKGEGRDPLTDDELERARGIALGRGLRSGGEDVRGKPGPQQIATDLAEPAPAEVGAADPPRRADVTFYDYKDDAYITKTVDLASGKVERTDTQHGVQPPPTREEVAEAARLLIADPLGDGLRKDYQDATGRTLTGPGQLTVTGFVYRVDAENPGPDRLADCGRHRCVRLFTRVENGPWIDTRQLVVDLSDRKVARLA; this is encoded by the coding sequence ATGAACCGCCGCCACCTGGGCAAGGTGGTGGCCGGCGCGGCGGTCGCGGTGACCGCCGCCGCGGCCCTGGTGGCAGTGTCCCTGCCGGGCGAGGCGTCGGGGGACGCGCAGTCGCCGGGAGTCGAAGCGGACAACAGCGACCAGGCGCGCCAGCGGCCGGGAGTGGTGGCGGCCGCGCCGCCGGAGCGCGCGAAGGGGGAGGGCCGCGATCCGCTCACCGACGACGAGCTGGAGCGTGCGCGGGGGATCGCGCTCGGCCGCGGGCTGCGGTCCGGCGGCGAGGACGTGCGGGGCAAGCCGGGTCCCCAGCAGATCGCCACGGACCTGGCCGAGCCCGCGCCCGCGGAGGTCGGCGCCGCCGACCCGCCCCGCCGCGCGGACGTGACGTTCTACGACTACAAGGACGACGCGTACATCACCAAGACGGTCGACCTCGCCTCCGGGAAGGTCGAGCGTACCGACACCCAGCACGGCGTGCAGCCGCCGCCGACCCGCGAGGAGGTCGCGGAGGCCGCCCGGCTGCTGATCGCCGACCCGCTCGGCGACGGACTGCGCAAGGACTACCAGGACGCCACCGGCCGGACGCTGACCGGCCCCGGCCAGCTGACCGTCACCGGCTTCGTCTACCGCGTCGACGCGGAGAACCCCGGCCCCGACCGGCTCGCCGACTGCGGCAGGCACCGCTGTGTCCGCCTCTTCACCCGGGTCGAGAACGGCCCCTGGATCGACACCCGGCAGCTGGTGGTCGACCTCAGCGACCGCAAGGTCGCCCGGCTCGCCTGA
- a CDS encoding copper amine oxidase: MRDDQRRPARDRLGAAFGACVLLGAASVAAGPVGAAQAAGQASGTAKAPAPAPACSSAYRIEQRLDGGTVWRMCWHYESNAGLVLDDVSYQPKGESRPIKVLTTAKLAQIHVPYDDGNIEYDDLTGQGFAQGLQQLDPAECPGGTIKTVKVPGAWDPAHPNVQGLCATTRSRGHAYRMAGEKPGKVYQAQGKDLLVYTVNQVGWYEYITEWRFAGDGTMTMQVGATGTLSPMDYDAGDGRGWPIGKGAKDYATSHSHNVFWRLNFGLDGSPKSTVEQYDSKTTQASGQLPKTKTTRTRVGKEQAGDAVGARWWRVVSSAGKNKDGHPRSYEIVPGHTVKYPGRGYTRHDVYFTEYNKCEQFASNNLRNCGPGAGRSVDKWVNGQTLKHPIAWVNIGFHHIARDEDQEPMPVHWQGFQLSPRDVTAMNPLTPPALVDHNGHKEQEG; this comes from the coding sequence ATGCGTGACGACCAGCGCCGCCCTGCCCGCGACCGGCTCGGGGCGGCCTTCGGAGCCTGTGTGCTCCTCGGCGCCGCGAGTGTCGCGGCCGGACCGGTGGGCGCGGCGCAGGCCGCCGGCCAGGCATCGGGAACGGCCAAGGCCCCGGCCCCCGCCCCCGCGTGCAGCAGCGCCTACCGGATCGAACAGAGGCTGGACGGCGGCACCGTCTGGCGGATGTGCTGGCATTACGAGTCCAACGCCGGACTCGTCCTGGACGACGTCTCCTACCAGCCCAAGGGCGAGTCCCGGCCGATCAAGGTGCTCACCACCGCCAAGCTCGCCCAGATCCACGTCCCTTACGACGACGGCAACATCGAGTACGACGACCTCACCGGGCAGGGGTTCGCCCAGGGCCTCCAGCAACTGGATCCGGCCGAATGCCCCGGCGGCACCATCAAGACCGTCAAGGTGCCCGGCGCGTGGGATCCCGCGCACCCGAACGTCCAGGGCCTGTGCGCCACCACCCGCTCCCGCGGGCACGCCTATCGCATGGCGGGCGAGAAGCCCGGGAAGGTCTACCAGGCCCAGGGCAAGGACCTGCTGGTCTACACCGTCAACCAGGTCGGCTGGTACGAGTACATCACCGAATGGCGGTTCGCCGGCGACGGCACCATGACCATGCAGGTCGGAGCCACCGGCACGCTCTCCCCGATGGACTACGACGCGGGCGACGGCCGCGGCTGGCCGATCGGCAAGGGCGCCAAGGACTACGCCACCAGCCACAGCCACAACGTCTTCTGGCGGCTGAACTTCGGCCTCGACGGCTCCCCGAAGAGCACCGTCGAGCAGTACGACTCCAAGACCACCCAGGCGTCGGGGCAGTTGCCGAAGACCAAGACGACCCGCACCCGTGTCGGCAAGGAACAGGCCGGCGACGCGGTCGGCGCCCGCTGGTGGCGGGTGGTGAGCTCGGCGGGGAAGAACAAGGACGGCCACCCCAGGTCGTACGAGATCGTGCCCGGCCACACCGTCAAGTACCCGGGCCGCGGCTACACCCGGCACGACGTGTACTTCACCGAGTACAACAAGTGCGAGCAGTTCGCCAGCAACAACCTGCGCAACTGCGGCCCCGGCGCGGGCAGGAGCGTCGACAAGTGGGTCAACGGCCAGACGCTGAAACACCCGATCGCCTGGGTGAACATCGGCTTTCACCACATCGCGCGCGATGAGGACCAGGAGCCCATGCCGGTGCACTGGCAGGGCTTCCAGCTCTCCCCGCGCGACGTCACCGCTATGAATCCGCTCACGCCGCCCGCACTGGTCGATCACAACGGCCATAAAGAACAGGAAGGTTGA
- a CDS encoding SAV2148 family HEPN domain-containing protein — MSSGGLELPPGDSDAGGDGTTDAPPGAVSLARPIEIGAELDWGAEAWTEVRTRARRAGRAYIWLNLVEQRLRAVVAAVLRPIYEPVHGDDWVVAAAGPAGQEWVQRAVAVREVSRRKGYLLDPADDNVLSFLTLPQLRELLVQHWPCFEPYLDDRRDLELALDELEVSRNVVSRNRALSETVLAQAERASARLLEILGSGAGTPAADRLPIDAVEDLVGDRYADVVGVHPDRVRLQRTLPAEDLFGNARRLDAVGIGLNLLVQSYSGRRLVRLAESGCRTRLLFLNPASSAVRRRERELGLKKGELSRGVEMNILHMRRVRSRLRDPGAFEIHVFDETPRFTAYLVNGDGTDGLAVVQTYLRKARGMEAPVLVLRGGGRDREVVRADQGAGEGGLFEIYREEFESVWADSRPVS; from the coding sequence GTGAGCTCGGGCGGGTTGGAGCTGCCCCCTGGCGACTCGGACGCCGGGGGTGACGGCACCACCGACGCGCCACCAGGCGCGGTGTCCCTGGCGCGGCCGATCGAGATCGGCGCGGAACTCGACTGGGGAGCCGAGGCCTGGACGGAGGTGCGGACGCGTGCCCGCCGGGCCGGCCGCGCCTACATCTGGCTGAATCTCGTCGAACAGCGGCTGCGCGCCGTCGTCGCCGCCGTGCTCCGGCCCATCTACGAGCCGGTGCACGGCGACGACTGGGTGGTGGCCGCCGCCGGACCCGCCGGGCAGGAGTGGGTGCAACGCGCCGTCGCCGTACGGGAGGTCAGCCGCCGCAAGGGCTATCTGCTGGACCCGGCCGACGACAACGTCCTCAGCTTCCTCACCCTGCCTCAACTGCGCGAACTGCTCGTCCAGCACTGGCCCTGCTTCGAGCCGTACCTGGACGACCGCCGCGACCTCGAACTCGCCCTGGACGAGCTGGAGGTCAGCCGCAACGTCGTCTCCCGCAACCGCGCCCTGTCCGAGACCGTCCTCGCCCAGGCCGAACGGGCCTCCGCCCGGCTGCTGGAGATCCTCGGCAGCGGCGCCGGGACCCCCGCGGCCGACCGGCTCCCCATCGACGCCGTCGAGGACCTGGTGGGCGACCGCTACGCCGACGTCGTGGGCGTCCACCCGGACCGGGTACGGCTCCAGCGCACCCTCCCCGCCGAGGACCTCTTCGGCAACGCCCGCCGCCTGGACGCCGTCGGCATAGGGCTCAACCTCCTGGTGCAGAGCTACTCGGGCCGGCGTCTGGTCCGGCTGGCCGAGTCCGGCTGCCGTACCCGGCTGCTGTTCCTCAACCCCGCCAGCAGCGCGGTACGCCGCCGCGAGCGCGAACTCGGTCTGAAGAAGGGCGAGCTGAGCCGCGGGGTGGAGATGAACATCCTCCACATGCGGCGCGTGCGCTCCCGGCTGCGCGACCCCGGCGCCTTCGAGATCCACGTCTTCGACGAGACCCCCCGCTTCACGGCCTACCTGGTCAACGGCGACGGCACGGACGGCCTCGCCGTCGTCCAGACGTACCTGCGCAAGGCCCGCGGCATGGAGGCCCCGGTCCTGGTGCTGCGCGGCGGCGGTCGCGACCGCGAGGTGGTGCGGGCGGACCAGGGCGCGGGCGAGGGCGGCCTCTTCGAGATCTACCGGGAGGAGTTCGAGAGCGTCTGGGCGGACTCCAGGCCGGTGTCCTGA
- a CDS encoding helix-turn-helix transcriptional regulator, giving the protein MQAQSHLRPTVRRRRLGAELKRLREAAGVRMDDAAERIGCDKGKISRIENGRLGVRKLEMEALLDLYQAEGTRLRAALTALAREGRRKGWWQRYGDILGPEFQERLSIEADAVRILEYQNTLVPGLLQTPEYATELIRRRETAAARPERESYVAVRMARQGIFGGGSAPDYVCVLDEAALRREIGGPSVMAAQLRKLIEVSGPPELTIQVIPFAQGWHAGVEGAFSICSYPDPMDLDVVNVDYLGASLYLEEKGAVEAHQAAFDQLRASALSPQRSMELISRTAQGFDDRRRQPR; this is encoded by the coding sequence ATGCAGGCGCAGTCCCATTTGCGGCCGACCGTGCGACGGCGCAGGCTCGGTGCGGAACTCAAGCGGCTCCGCGAGGCCGCGGGGGTGCGGATGGACGACGCGGCCGAGCGCATCGGCTGCGACAAGGGGAAGATCTCCCGCATCGAGAACGGCCGCCTGGGCGTCCGCAAGCTGGAGATGGAAGCGCTGCTCGACCTTTACCAGGCGGAGGGCACCAGGCTGCGCGCGGCGTTGACCGCGCTGGCGCGGGAGGGCCGCCGGAAGGGCTGGTGGCAGCGGTACGGGGACATCCTGGGGCCGGAGTTCCAGGAGCGCCTGAGCATCGAGGCGGACGCCGTGCGCATTCTGGAGTACCAGAACACGCTGGTGCCGGGCCTTCTCCAGACGCCGGAGTACGCGACGGAACTCATCCGCCGCCGGGAGACGGCGGCCGCGCGGCCGGAGCGTGAGTCGTACGTCGCGGTGCGCATGGCGCGCCAGGGGATATTCGGCGGCGGCTCGGCGCCGGACTACGTCTGCGTCCTGGACGAGGCCGCGCTACGGCGTGAGATCGGCGGGCCGTCCGTGATGGCCGCACAGCTCCGGAAGCTGATCGAGGTCAGCGGCCCGCCGGAGCTGACGATCCAGGTGATCCCCTTCGCCCAGGGCTGGCACGCGGGCGTCGAGGGGGCGTTCAGCATCTGCTCCTACCCCGACCCGATGGACCTCGACGTCGTGAACGTGGACTACCTCGGCGCTTCCTTGTACCTGGAGGAGAAGGGCGCCGTCGAAGCGCACCAAGCGGCCTTCGACCAGCTGCGCGCCTCGGCTCTGTCGCCGCAGCGGTCGATGGAGCTGATCTCGCGGACCGCGCAGGGGTTCGATGACAGGCGGCGGCAGCCCCGATGA